In Thermoflexus sp., the following proteins share a genomic window:
- the glpX gene encoding class II fructose-bisphosphatase: protein MPQEPDRNLALELVRVTEAAALAAGRWMGRGDRNAADRAAVEAMRLMLRSIDMDGVVVIGEGEKDEAPMLYNGERIGNGRPPQVDVAVDPIDGTRLLALGRPGAIAVVALSERGTMFSPGRIVYMNKLAVGPEAREVIDLDAPIPENLRRIARAKGKDVDDLTVVILERDRHADLIREVRAAGARIKLITDGDVSAALMTAFPDSGIDVLIGIGGSPEAVITAAALKCLGGEIHARLWPRNEEERRFAAEMGYDLQRILTADDLVRGDNIFFAATGITDGEILRGVRYTGSGARTHSVVMRSRSGTIRFVEADHRWDKLMRISGYPYDQGAGAAPPPAR, encoded by the coding sequence ATGCCCCAGGAACCGGATCGCAACCTGGCCCTGGAGCTGGTCCGGGTGACCGAAGCGGCGGCCCTGGCCGCGGGCCGCTGGATGGGCCGGGGGGATCGAAACGCGGCGGATCGAGCGGCCGTGGAGGCCATGCGGCTGATGCTCCGCTCGATCGATATGGACGGCGTCGTGGTGATCGGCGAGGGGGAGAAAGACGAGGCCCCCATGCTCTACAACGGCGAGCGCATCGGGAACGGCCGCCCGCCCCAGGTGGACGTGGCGGTCGATCCCATCGATGGCACCCGCCTGCTCGCCCTGGGCCGCCCGGGGGCGATCGCGGTGGTGGCCCTCTCCGAGCGGGGCACCATGTTCAGCCCGGGACGGATCGTCTACATGAACAAGCTGGCCGTGGGCCCGGAAGCCCGCGAGGTCATCGATCTGGATGCGCCGATCCCCGAGAACCTGCGGCGGATCGCGCGGGCGAAAGGGAAGGATGTCGATGACCTCACGGTGGTGATCCTGGAACGCGACCGCCACGCGGACCTGATCCGCGAGGTCCGGGCGGCCGGTGCCCGCATCAAGCTCATCACCGACGGCGATGTCTCCGCCGCCCTCATGACCGCCTTCCCCGACTCCGGGATCGATGTCCTGATCGGGATCGGCGGATCGCCGGAGGCGGTGATCACCGCCGCCGCCCTGAAATGCCTGGGCGGGGAAATCCACGCCCGCCTGTGGCCCCGGAACGAGGAGGAGCGCCGCTTCGCGGCGGAGATGGGCTACGACCTCCAGCGCATCCTCACCGCCGACGATCTGGTCCGCGGGGACAACATTTTCTTCGCCGCCACCGGCATCACCGATGGGGAGATCCTGCGGGGCGTGCGCTACACCGGGAGCGGCGCCCGCACCCACTCCGTGGTCATGCGCTCCCGCTCCGGGACCATCCGGTTCGTGGAGGCCGATCACCGGTGGGACAAGCTGATGCGGATCAGCGGCTATCCTTACGACCAAGGCGCAGGAGCAGCCCCTCCGCCAGCGCGCTGA
- a CDS encoding SanA/YdcF family protein: protein MRWGHLGLLVALVVVTPALARLYLWLRGAPRIYERPEEVPAQPVALILGAGLRADGSPTAVLADRVRAGVELYRLGKVKALLLSGDGRSSPYHNEPEAMRRLALRLGVPEEALRVDPEGMRTLASCRRAREVFGFTRAVVVTQRFHLDRALWLCDAAGIEAVGLVADRSPYGPRQLWWTVREIPASLSALAEGLLLRLGRKDSR, encoded by the coding sequence ATGCGCTGGGGGCATCTGGGCCTTCTCGTGGCGCTGGTGGTGGTGACGCCGGCGCTGGCCCGCCTCTATTTATGGCTTCGGGGCGCGCCGCGGATTTACGAACGGCCGGAGGAAGTCCCGGCGCAGCCTGTGGCTCTGATCCTGGGCGCCGGGCTCCGGGCGGATGGATCTCCCACCGCGGTGCTGGCCGATCGGGTTCGGGCGGGCGTCGAGTTATATCGCCTGGGGAAGGTGAAGGCGCTGCTGCTGAGCGGCGATGGTCGATCTTCCCCCTACCATAACGAGCCGGAGGCGATGCGGCGCCTGGCGCTGCGCCTCGGGGTCCCGGAAGAGGCCCTCCGGGTGGACCCGGAGGGCATGCGGACGCTGGCATCGTGCCGGCGGGCGCGGGAGGTCTTTGGCTTCACCCGCGCCGTGGTGGTCACCCAGCGCTTCCATCTGGATCGGGCGCTGTGGCTGTGCGATGCCGCCGGCATCGAGGCGGTGGGGCTTGTGGCCGATCGCTCCCCGTATGGGCCGCGCCAGCTCTGGTGGACCGTGCGGGAGATCCCGGCTTCCCTCAGCGCGCTGGCGGAGGGGCTGCTCCTGCGCCTTGGTCGTAAGGATAGCCGCTGA
- a CDS encoding cyclic-di-AMP receptor: MKLILAIIQDEDAPTTIQALVDRGYRVTRIASTGGFLRQGNTTLLIGVEDPQVPGVIEILRRCCRTRTSYLPVAVEATGLLQAHMIEVEVGGATIFVLDVERFETL, translated from the coding sequence ATGAAATTGATCCTGGCCATCATCCAGGACGAAGATGCCCCGACGACCATCCAGGCGCTCGTCGATCGCGGCTATCGGGTGACCCGGATCGCCTCCACGGGGGGATTCCTGCGCCAGGGCAACACCACTCTGCTGATCGGCGTGGAGGATCCTCAGGTCCCGGGGGTGATCGAAATCCTGCGGCGCTGTTGCCGGACCCGAACCAGTTATCTGCCGGTGGCCGTGGAGGCCACCGGGCTCCTGCAGGCCCATATGATCGAAGTGGAAGTCGGCGGGGCCACGATCTTCGTCCTGGACGTCGAGCGCTTCGAAACCCTTTGA
- a CDS encoding cyclic-di-AMP receptor — translation MKLILAVLPEKAATLASDRLVAQGYRVTRLASTGGFLRRGSATLLIGAEEEQVETALRLLREARQQIRGDLGGIAIVLNVSRFERF, via the coding sequence ATGAAGCTGATCCTCGCCGTGTTGCCGGAGAAAGCGGCCACGCTGGCTTCCGACCGGCTGGTGGCCCAGGGTTATCGGGTGACCCGTCTGGCCTCCACGGGTGGCTTCCTGCGCCGCGGAAGCGCCACGCTCCTCATCGGCGCGGAGGAGGAACAGGTGGAAACCGCCCTCCGCCTCCTGCGGGAAGCCCGACAGCAGATCCGAGGGGATCTCGGAGGGATCGCGATTGTGCTGAACGTGTCCCGCTTCGAGCGCTTTTAA